From Pleuronectes platessa chromosome 17, fPlePla1.1, whole genome shotgun sequence, one genomic window encodes:
- the LOC128459956 gene encoding calumenin codes for MTRPLLLCLFFCVAFSRSKPTEKKNRVMEALLSHVQHEDDKGFEYDHEAFLGEDDAPEFDKLPLEESLRRLGLIVDRIDVNKDEFISKDELQLWIQSVQRNHTFHQMESQWDHYDADQDGLISWDEYKRTKYSDGTDLGSEFDYSRVMEREDRLFRAADRDADLKADKQEFIAFLHPENHQHTREVLVQETMGEIDKNGDGFIDLKEFMDDLNIPEGEENLPEGAETERQHFLDKKDKNKDGKLDKQETSDWLFRPDLSYSDAEAKHLVTESDTDKDGKLTKTEILNNHEMFVGSQVTNYGEALLRHDEF; via the exons ATGACTCgtccgctgctgctgtgtctcttCTTCTGCGTGGCGTTCAGCCGCAGCAAACcgacagagaagaagaaccgAGTGATGGAGGCGCTGCTCAGCCACGTCCAGCACGAGGACGACAAAGGGTTCGAATACGACCACGAAGCTTTTCTGGGAGAAGACGACGCCCCAGAATTTGACAAGCTCCCCCTAGAGGAGAGCCTGCGTCGACTCGG cCTCATCGTGGACAGAATCGACGTCAACAAAGACGAGTTCATCTCAAAGGACGAGCTGCAGCTCTGGATCCAGAGCGTCCAGAGGAACCACACCTTCCACCAGATGGAGAGCCAGTGGGACCACTACGACGCCGACCAGGACGGACTCATCAGCTGGGACGAGTACAAACGCACCAAGTACAGCG ACGGCACTGACCTGGGGTCAGAGTTCGACTACAGCCGGGTGATGGAGCGGGAGGATCGACTCTTCAGAGCCGCCGACCGGGACGCAGATCTCAAAGCAGACAAACAGGAGTTCATCGCTTTCCTTCATCCTGAGAACCACCAGCACACGAGAGAGGTCCTGGTTCAG GAAACGATGGGAGAAATCGACAAGAACGGAGACGGCTTCATCGACCTGAAAGAGTTCATGG ATGACCTGAACATCCCAGAAGGTGAGGAGAACCTTCCGGAGGGGGCGGAAACCGAACGTCAGCATTTCTTGgacaaaaaggacaaaaacaaagacgGGAAGTTGGACAAGCAGGAGACCAGTGACTGGCTCTTCAGGCCGGACCTGAGCTACTCGGACGCTGAAGCTAAACATCTGGTGACGGAGTCCGACACTGACAAG gacGGAAAACTGACCAAGACGGAAATTCTGAACAACCACGAGATGTTTGTGGGAAGTCAGGTGACGAACTACGGAGAAGCTCTGCTGCGACACGACGAGTTCTAG
- the nkx2.4b gene encoding NK2 homeobox 4b → MSFSPKHSTPFSVSDILSPMEDSYRRFGGMDPSAGSLGSPLGAYRQQHISQPGMQHQQQQHQHQPPHLHHHHHHHHHHHMSSPSSSSSSSSSASATAAAALGPGGPYHVPHGVPQFSGPVGGFCNGGLGNVGELPSYQDTVRGGGAAAWYGNPEPRYPTISRFMGPSCGMNMPGMVGSLAGMDPSAKSVAALHAAPRRKRRVLFSQAQVFELERRFKQQKYLSAPEREHLAGLIHLSPNQVKIWFQNHRYKLKRQSKDKAVPPDAGGGLCASTRRSSSVSPVLSKTGKSCRSDSDGSNQPGNRQRGSGDVMTPTPQQQNHHMSSPEELEDLSPMSPSPPMGLHAQMNMTQTDAALIEYTNSMIGSNLLYGRTW, encoded by the exons ATGTCCTTCAGCCCGAAGCACTCCACCCCCTTCTCAGTCAGCGACATCCTGAGCCCGATGGAGGACAGCTACCGGAGGTTCGGAGGCATGGACCCCTCCGCGGGGAGCCTCGGGTCCCCGCTGGGCGCCTACCGGCAGCAGCACATCTCCCAGCCCGGTATGCAGCAccagcaacagcagcatcagcatcagccACCTCatctccaccaccatcaccaccaccaccaccatcaccacatgTCCTCcccatcttcatcctcctcctcctcttcctcagcctcGGCCACCGCTGCAGCTGCCCTGGGACCCGGCGGGCCCTACCACGTGCCCCACGGGGTGCCGCAGTTCTCCGGGCCCGTCGGTGGATTCTGTAACGGGGGCCTCGGGAACGTGGGCGAGCTCCCGTCGTACCAGGACACGGTGCGGGGCGGAGGAGCGGCGGCGTGGTACGGGAACCCGGAGCCTCGATACCCGACAA TCTCCAGGTTCATGGGCCCGTCCTGCGGGATGAACATGCCCGGGATGGTGGGCTCCCTGGCCGGGATGGACCCGTCGGCCAAGTCGGTGGCGGCGCTGCACGCGGCCCCGCGCAGGAAGCGGCGCGTGCTCTTCTCCCAGGCGCAGGTGTTCGAGCTGGAGCGACGCTTCAAGCAGCAGAAGTACCTGTCGGCCCCGGAGCGGGAGCACCTGGCCGGGCTCATCCACCTCAGCCCCAACCAGGTGAAGATCTGGTTCCAGAACCACCGCTACAAACTCAAGCGACAGTCCAAGGACAAGGCCGTGCCGCCGGACGCAGGAGGCGGCCTGTGCGCCTCGACGCGCCGCTCCTCCTCCGTGTCTCCGGTTCTGTCCAAGACCGGAAAGAGCTGCCGCAGCGACTCCGACGGCTCCAACCAGCCCGGGAACCGACAGCGCGGCTCGGGGGACGTGATGACACCGACCccgcagcagcagaaccacCACATGTCGTCcccggaggagctggaggacttGTCTCCCATGTCTCCCAGTCCTCCGATGGGACTTCACGCTCAGATGAACATGACGCAAACGGACGCGGCGCTCATTGAATACACCAACAGCATGATCGGCTCCAATCTACTGTACGGGAGGACTTGGTAG
- the nkx2.2b gene encoding NK2 homeobox 2b, which produces MSFGTITRTGFSVRDILDLPDPTGRSSGGSGTEETEEDDPEVSGSENPQNRGFNARGLSALGGGGTGILGRWSRGAGSLTFSLHGLSFKPRPEPKSPQRFADQSPDGGGLRDSGGAEAQKSRGRKRRVLFSKAQTFELERRFRQQRYLSAPEREHLAGLIRLTPNQVKIWFQNHRYKMKRARAERGLEALQLLPGRRVAIPLLVQDGKTVQDLEGPLRSGLSLPLCACSPLLHPYGPEPPGRVPQLAHMYHWSW; this is translated from the exons ATGTCTTTTGGCACAATCACAAGAACCGGGTTCTCCGTGCGCGACATCCTGGATCTCCCGGACCCGACGGGCAGGTCCAGCGGCGGCTCCGGGAccgaggagacggaggaggacgacCCGGAGGTCTCGGGCTCGGAGAACCCGCAGAACCGGGGATTTAACGCGCGGGGCCTGAGTGCGCTCGGCGGCGGAGGAACCGGGATCCTGGGCCGGTGGAGCCGCGGGGCCGGGAGCCTGACCTTCTCAC TACACGGTCTCTCCTTCAAGCCTCGACCTGAGCCCAAATCCCCGCAGCGGTTCGCGGACCAGTCCCCGGACGGGGGGGGCCTCCGGGACTCGGGGGGGGCAGAGGCGCAGAAGAGCCGCGGCCGGAAGCGGCGCGTGCTGTTCTCCAAGGCGCAGACCTTCGAGCTGGAGCGTCGCTTCCGGCAGCAGCGCTACCTGTCCGCCCCGGAGCGGGAGCACCTGGCCGGGCTGATCCGCCTCACCCCGAACCAGGTGAAGATCTGGTTCCAGAACCACCGCTACAAGATGAAGCGGGCCCGGGCCGAGCGCGGCCTGGAggcgctgcagctgctgccgggCCGCCGGGTCGCCATCCCGCTGCTGGTGCAGGACGGGAAGACGGTCCAGGACCTGGAGGGGCCTCTCCGGTCCGGCCTCAGCCTGCCGCTGTGCGCCTGCTCCCCGCTGCTGCACCCCTACGGGCCCGAGCCCCCCGGCC GGGTGCCGCAGCTGGCGCACATGTACCACTGGAGCTGGTGA